In Gymnogyps californianus isolate 813 chromosome 1, ASM1813914v2, whole genome shotgun sequence, the following are encoded in one genomic region:
- the ATP6V1E1 gene encoding V-type proton ATPase subunit E 1 isoform X3, with amino-acid sequence MALSDADVQKQIKHMMAFIEQEANEKAEEIDAKAEEEFNIEKGRLVQTQRLKIMEYYEKKEKQIEQQKKIQMSNLMNQARLKVLKARDDLIAGFYQLLEPRLVVRCRKQDLPMVKTAVQKSIPIYKNATKSNVDVHIDQDNFLPEEIAGGVEIYNSDGKIKVSNTLESRLDLVAQQMMPEIRVALFGANANRKFLD; translated from the exons ATCAAGCATATGATGGCTTTCATTGAGCAGGAAGCCAatgaaaaggctgaagaaataGATGCAAAG GCAGAAGAAGAATTCAACATTGAGAAGGGTCGCCTTGTTCAGACACAGAGGCTGAAAATCATGGAGTATTATgaaaagaaggagaaacaaattgaacagcaaaagaaaat TCAGATGTCCAACCTGATGAATCAAGCAAGACTGAAGGTCCTTAAGGCAAGGGATGACCTTATTGCA GGATTCTACCAGCTGCTTGAGCCCAGACTAGTTGTTCGGTGCAGGAAACAGGATCTCCCTATGGTTAAG ACTGCTGTACAGAAGAGCATTCCCATCTacaaaaatgctacaaaaagCAATGTGGATGTTCACATTGACCAAGACAACTTCCTGCCAGAGGAAAT tGCTGGAGGTGTTGAAATCTATAACAGTGATGGTAAAATTAAGGTTTCCAATACTCTGGAAAGTCGGCTGGACCTTGTAGCCCAGCAG ATGATGCCAGAAATCAGAGTGGCTCTCTTTGGTGCTAATGCCAACAGGAAATTTTTGGACTAA
- the ATP6V1E1 gene encoding V-type proton ATPase subunit E 1 isoform X1 → MALSDADVQKQIKHMMAFIEQEANEKAEEIDAKAEEEFNIEKGRLVQTQRLKIMEYYEKKEKQIEQQKKIQMSNLMNQARLKVLKARDDLIADLLNEAKQRLAKVVKDTARYQTLLDGLVLQGFYQLLEPRLVVRCRKQDLPMVKTAVQKSIPIYKNATKSNVDVHIDQDNFLPEEIAGGVEIYNSDGKIKVSNTLESRLDLVAQQMMPEIRVALFGANANRKFLD, encoded by the exons ATCAAGCATATGATGGCTTTCATTGAGCAGGAAGCCAatgaaaaggctgaagaaataGATGCAAAG GCAGAAGAAGAATTCAACATTGAGAAGGGTCGCCTTGTTCAGACACAGAGGCTGAAAATCATGGAGTATTATgaaaagaaggagaaacaaattgaacagcaaaagaaaat TCAGATGTCCAACCTGATGAATCAAGCAAGACTGAAGGTCCTTAAGGCAAGGGATGACCTTATTGCA GATTTGCTGAATGAGGCCAAGCAGAGACTTGCCAAGGTGGTGAAGGATACTGCCAGGTACCAGACACTGCTGGACGGGCTAGTTCTAcag GGATTCTACCAGCTGCTTGAGCCCAGACTAGTTGTTCGGTGCAGGAAACAGGATCTCCCTATGGTTAAG ACTGCTGTACAGAAGAGCATTCCCATCTacaaaaatgctacaaaaagCAATGTGGATGTTCACATTGACCAAGACAACTTCCTGCCAGAGGAAAT tGCTGGAGGTGTTGAAATCTATAACAGTGATGGTAAAATTAAGGTTTCCAATACTCTGGAAAGTCGGCTGGACCTTGTAGCCCAGCAG ATGATGCCAGAAATCAGAGTGGCTCTCTTTGGTGCTAATGCCAACAGGAAATTTTTGGACTAA
- the ATP6V1E1 gene encoding V-type proton ATPase subunit E 1 isoform X2 — MNSAKAEEEFNIEKGRLVQTQRLKIMEYYEKKEKQIEQQKKIQMSNLMNQARLKVLKARDDLIADLLNEAKQRLAKVVKDTARYQTLLDGLVLQGFYQLLEPRLVVRCRKQDLPMVKTAVQKSIPIYKNATKSNVDVHIDQDNFLPEEIAGGVEIYNSDGKIKVSNTLESRLDLVAQQMMPEIRVALFGANANRKFLD, encoded by the exons ATGAATTCTGCTAAG GCAGAAGAAGAATTCAACATTGAGAAGGGTCGCCTTGTTCAGACACAGAGGCTGAAAATCATGGAGTATTATgaaaagaaggagaaacaaattgaacagcaaaagaaaat TCAGATGTCCAACCTGATGAATCAAGCAAGACTGAAGGTCCTTAAGGCAAGGGATGACCTTATTGCA GATTTGCTGAATGAGGCCAAGCAGAGACTTGCCAAGGTGGTGAAGGATACTGCCAGGTACCAGACACTGCTGGACGGGCTAGTTCTAcag GGATTCTACCAGCTGCTTGAGCCCAGACTAGTTGTTCGGTGCAGGAAACAGGATCTCCCTATGGTTAAG ACTGCTGTACAGAAGAGCATTCCCATCTacaaaaatgctacaaaaagCAATGTGGATGTTCACATTGACCAAGACAACTTCCTGCCAGAGGAAAT tGCTGGAGGTGTTGAAATCTATAACAGTGATGGTAAAATTAAGGTTTCCAATACTCTGGAAAGTCGGCTGGACCTTGTAGCCCAGCAG ATGATGCCAGAAATCAGAGTGGCTCTCTTTGGTGCTAATGCCAACAGGAAATTTTTGGACTAA